One genomic segment of [Phormidium] sp. ETS-05 includes these proteins:
- a CDS encoding alcohol dehydrogenase catalytic domain-containing protein, producing the protein MKGIWLENRQLELRSNLPIPEPPPGEALVRVLRAGICNTDLELLRGYYPYTGILGHEFVGVVESGPEHLVNRRVVGEINAACGRCRFCLKGIPTHCENRTVLGIVNRNGAFAEYLILPEKNLHPVPNSVPTDVATFTEPLAAALEIQEQVSLGASERVLVVGDGKLGLLVAQTLALTGCDLLAIGRHPEKLANLAARGIKTGLADAVKDRAFDVAVECTGNPEGFAIARRGLRPRGTLVLKSTYAGNLSLDASSLVVDEITLLGSRCGPFKPALQLLADNQVDVAPLIQACYPLSEGLAAFEHAQQRGVLKVLLTMED; encoded by the coding sequence ATGAAAGGAATTTGGCTAGAAAACCGGCAACTAGAATTACGCTCTAACTTGCCCATCCCCGAACCACCGCCGGGGGAAGCATTGGTGCGGGTTTTGCGGGCGGGTATTTGCAATACTGACTTAGAATTGCTGCGCGGCTATTATCCCTATACGGGGATTTTGGGTCACGAATTTGTTGGGGTGGTGGAAAGTGGCCCGGAACACCTGGTTAACCGGCGGGTGGTGGGAGAAATTAACGCGGCTTGTGGTCGTTGTCGTTTTTGTCTCAAAGGCATACCTACTCACTGCGAAAATCGCACGGTTCTGGGGATTGTTAATCGCAATGGTGCGTTTGCGGAATATCTCATTTTGCCGGAAAAGAACTTGCATCCTGTACCGAATAGCGTCCCTACAGATGTAGCAACTTTTACTGAGCCATTGGCTGCCGCTTTGGAAATTCAGGAACAAGTGTCCTTGGGTGCTTCGGAGCGAGTGTTGGTGGTGGGGGATGGCAAATTGGGTCTGTTGGTGGCGCAAACTCTGGCGTTAACTGGGTGCGATTTGCTGGCGATCGGACGGCATCCCGAAAAATTAGCCAATTTGGCAGCGCGAGGAATTAAAACTGGTTTAGCAGATGCAGTGAAAGATAGAGCTTTTGATGTGGCGGTGGAATGTACGGGGAACCCGGAAGGATTCGCGATCGCTCGTCGTGGTTTGCGGCCCCGTGGCACCCTTGTCCTCAAAAGCACCTACGCAGGCAATCTCTCCCTCGATGCTTCCTCCCTAGTAGTTGATGAAATTACCCTCCTAGGCTCCCGTTGTGGCCCGTTTAAACCCGCCCTCCAACTATTAGCAGATAATCAAGTAGATGTGGCGCCCCTCATCCAGGCTTGCTATCCTCTCAGTGAAGGTCTCGCCGCCTTTGAACACGCTCAACAGCGCGGAGTTTTGAAAGTTTTGCTCACAATGGAAGATTAG
- a CDS encoding GNAT family N-acetyltransferase, giving the protein MAITTQEITIRDETIADVSVITEVTVAAFKTMEISNHTEQFIIEALRAAKALTLSLVAEVDGRVVGHIAFSPVTISDGTQNWYGLGPVSVLPEYQRQGIGKALIKEGLSRLQDLNAQGCCLVGHPEYYIKFGFENIPELVHEGIPQEVFFALSFDGRFPQGNVNFHEGFQANGE; this is encoded by the coding sequence ATGGCTATAACGACACAAGAAATCACAATCCGAGACGAGACAATAGCCGATGTGTCTGTCATCACCGAGGTGACTGTCGCCGCCTTCAAAACTATGGAAATCAGCAACCACACAGAGCAGTTCATTATCGAGGCCCTACGTGCCGCAAAAGCTCTGACCTTATCATTGGTAGCAGAAGTAGATGGCCGTGTTGTGGGGCATATCGCGTTTTCACCTGTGACCATTTCTGATGGCACCCAGAATTGGTACGGTCTCGGTCCAGTTTCCGTCCTACCAGAATACCAGCGTCAGGGTATTGGCAAAGCCTTGATCAAGGAAGGGCTATCACGATTGCAAGACCTAAATGCCCAAGGCTGCTGTCTCGTGGGGCATCCAGAATACTACATAAAATTTGGATTTGAGAATATTCCCGAACTTGTCCACGAGGGCATTCCCCAAGAGGTATTTTTTGCTCTTTCCTTCGACGGGCGGTTTCCCCAAGGCAATGTCAATTTCCATGAAGGATTTCAGGCAAATGGTGAATAA
- a CDS encoding cytochrome b/b6 domain-containing protein has protein sequence MKIKPLQPYQPLLLRLLHSVNAFLVIGALITGFLVYDSWDGRFGGLGLSIKNRELIDIHGTFGFFCYSRLSPLPSTVSASGENAWLPLIPLKNCNRWVNLFGGGRCTS, from the coding sequence ATGAAAATCAAACCCTTACAACCCTATCAGCCTCTACTACTCAGGCTGCTGCATAGTGTCAATGCCTTCTTGGTTATCGGTGCCCTCATCACCGGATTTTTGGTTTATGATAGCTGGGATGGTCGGTTTGGCGGTTTAGGACTGTCCATAAAAAACCGGGAATTGATTGATATTCACGGCACTTTTGGCTTTTTCTGCTATTCGCGTTTATCGCCTTTGCCATCTACAGTATCCGCATCGGGAGAAAACGCTTGGCTCCCGCTGATACCGCTAAAAAACTGCAACAGGTGGGTAAACCTATTTGGTGGTGGACGTTGCACCAGCTAG
- a CDS encoding RecQ family ATP-dependent DNA helicase produces MSASTKQQALLLLRQALRNPQADFREGQWEAIESIIEDKARLLVVQRTGWGKSLVYFLATRLLRDRGTGPTLLISPLLALMRNQIDAASRLNIKAATINSSNTEEWPTIQAAVLQGNVDILLISPERLANQEFRENVLLPISQRLGLFVVDEAHCISDWGHDFRPDYRRIVRILQALPPTIPVLATTATANNRVVNDIIAQLGDRLQVSRGTLARESLRLQNIYLPSQAVRMAWLAEILPKIPGSGIIYTLTVRDADRVANWLKLQHIDCAAYHSSSEEEERLNLESRLLNNQIKALVATTALGMGFDKPDLSFVIHYQRPGSVVHYYQQVGRAGRAVETAYGILLSGNEDQEITDYFINTAFPPDAHVEQVLGALEQTDGGLSTPALEQRLNLSRSQIEKVLKMLSVETPSPVIKIGSKWNATPVNYQINKEKIVKLTQIRRTEQQRMLEYMQTSECLMAFLARELDDPHHLPCGKCASCVGQPLLPTTASLDLVNQAVMFLRRSDQVIEPRKKFPANAFLRYNWITSNIPLNWQAKAGRALCLWGDAGWGELVKRGKYHDNYLDDTLVQATVDMLHRWQPQPHPTWVTAVPSLNRPELVPDFAERLAAKLGLPFVPAIIKIRDTKPQKEMQNSYQQASNLDGAFRVDQWSGMNGAVLLVDDVVDSRWTFTVLAALLRSAGSGPVFPLALAINSLS; encoded by the coding sequence ATGAGTGCATCTACGAAACAACAAGCATTATTACTTTTGCGCCAAGCCTTGCGCAACCCCCAGGCTGACTTTCGCGAGGGTCAATGGGAGGCGATTGAGTCTATTATTGAGGATAAAGCGCGGCTGCTCGTAGTGCAGCGCACCGGATGGGGCAAAAGTTTGGTGTATTTTCTGGCGACGCGGTTGCTGCGCGATCGCGGCACTGGTCCCACCCTGCTAATTTCCCCCCTCCTCGCCTTAATGCGCAACCAAATTGACGCCGCTAGTAGGTTAAACATCAAAGCTGCCACCATCAATTCCAGCAATACCGAAGAATGGCCCACAATACAAGCCGCTGTACTCCAAGGAAACGTCGATATTTTACTCATATCTCCCGAACGACTTGCCAACCAAGAATTTAGAGAAAACGTCTTATTACCCATCTCCCAACGCCTCGGTTTATTTGTCGTCGATGAAGCTCACTGCATTTCCGACTGGGGTCACGACTTCCGTCCTGACTACCGCCGCATCGTCAGAATTTTGCAAGCACTTCCCCCCACTATCCCGGTTTTAGCCACAACCGCCACTGCTAATAACCGCGTCGTCAATGATATTATTGCCCAGTTGGGCGATCGCCTGCAAGTTTCCAGAGGAACGCTCGCGAGGGAGAGTCTGCGCCTGCAAAATATCTATCTCCCCAGTCAGGCTGTCCGCATGGCTTGGTTAGCAGAAATTTTGCCGAAAATTCCCGGTAGTGGTATCATTTATACTCTCACGGTTCGCGATGCCGATCGGGTGGCGAACTGGCTCAAATTACAACATATTGACTGCGCCGCCTATCACAGCTCCTCAGAAGAAGAAGAGCGATTAAATTTAGAATCTCGACTGTTAAACAATCAAATCAAAGCCTTAGTGGCAACTACTGCCCTAGGCATGGGTTTTGACAAACCAGATTTGTCCTTTGTGATTCATTACCAGCGCCCCGGTTCCGTAGTGCATTACTATCAACAAGTGGGGCGAGCTGGTCGAGCCGTAGAAACCGCTTATGGCATCCTCCTTAGTGGCAATGAAGACCAAGAAATTACTGATTATTTTATCAACACAGCTTTCCCGCCGGATGCTCACGTAGAGCAAGTTTTAGGGGCTTTAGAGCAAACTGATGGTGGCTTATCCACCCCAGCTCTAGAACAGCGCCTCAACCTATCTCGCAGTCAAATAGAAAAAGTGCTGAAAATGCTCTCGGTGGAGACGCCATCACCGGTGATTAAAATCGGTTCAAAGTGGAACGCTACCCCGGTTAATTATCAAATAAATAAAGAAAAAATCGTCAAATTAACTCAAATTCGCCGCACGGAACAGCAGCGGATGTTAGAATATATGCAGACTTCTGAATGTCTGATGGCATTTTTGGCGCGAGAGTTGGACGACCCCCATCACCTACCTTGCGGTAAATGCGCTTCTTGTGTGGGGCAACCCCTGCTCCCAACCACTGCATCTCTGGATTTGGTGAATCAAGCGGTGATGTTTTTGCGCCGCAGCGACCAAGTAATAGAACCGCGTAAGAAATTTCCCGCTAATGCCTTTTTACGCTATAATTGGATAACCAGCAATATCCCCCTGAATTGGCAGGCGAAAGCAGGAAGGGCACTATGTTTGTGGGGTGATGCAGGTTGGGGAGAGTTGGTGAAACGGGGTAAATATCACGATAATTATCTCGATGATACTTTGGTGCAGGCAACTGTAGATATGCTCCACCGCTGGCAACCCCAACCGCATCCTACTTGGGTGACTGCAGTTCCTTCTTTAAATCGCCCGGAATTGGTGCCGGATTTTGCCGAAAGATTGGCGGCAAAATTGGGTCTGCCTTTTGTGCCAGCAATTATCAAAATTCGCGATACTAAGCCGCAGAAAGAAATGCAGAATAGTTACCAACAAGCTAGTAATTTGGATGGGGCTTTTAGGGTGGATCAATGGTCGGGAATGAATGGGGCGGTTTTGTTGGTGGATGATGTGGTTGATTCCCGCTGGACTTTTACGGTGCTGGCGGCTTTGTTGAGAAGTGCTGGCAGCGGGCCGGTGTTTCCTCTGGCTTTGGCAATTAATTCTCTAAGCTGA
- a CDS encoding nucleotidyltransferase family protein, whose product MARGKKTEKDRSFSRKVPAVADKSVFLRIRYGKARKKTGVLFARCRDYARMWVIGETLIKWPRKMANRVGLAELIVLLGCNTLVSSAKSDFYNIWKENTMQLKNIDLPFEEIQQFCHRWQVTEFSLFGSVLRDDFRPDSDIDIMVQFHPHSHPTFLTLEQMEAELKNILHRKVDLITKQGIENSLNYLRRREILDSARLIYATNET is encoded by the coding sequence TTGGCAAGAGGGAAAAAGACGGAAAAAGACCGGAGTTTTTCCAGAAAAGTCCCAGCGGTGGCGGATAAGTCCGTGTTTTTACGTATTCGCTATGGCAAAGCACGGAAAAAGACCGGAGTTTTATTTGCCAGATGCCGGGATTATGCTAGGATGTGGGTGATAGGTGAGACTCTCATTAAGTGGCCAAGAAAGATGGCGAATCGGGTAGGGTTGGCTGAGTTAATTGTCCTCCTTGGCTGCAACACCCTTGTTTCCTCAGCCAAGTCTGATTTTTATAACATATGGAAGGAAAACACGATGCAGCTAAAAAATATCGACCTGCCGTTTGAGGAAATTCAACAATTTTGTCACCGCTGGCAAGTCACAGAATTTTCCTTGTTTGGTTCAGTCCTACGAGACGACTTTCGCCCAGACAGCGATATCGATATCATGGTTCAATTTCATCCCCATAGCCATCCCACATTTTTGACTTTAGAACAAATGGAAGCAGAGTTAAAAAATATTCTGCACAGAAAGGTTGATTTAATTACTAAACAGGGAATTGAAAACAGCCTGAACTATTTGCGTCGTCGAGAGATTCTGGATTCTGCAAGGTTAATTTATGCTACCAATGAAACGTGA
- a CDS encoding NERD domain-containing protein/DEAD/DEAH box helicase, with product MAKSFPSLPEIERFRVPLEPGERHLLDFLLGHLDDNYEIYVQPFLNGDRPDIVVVQPNAGVLVIEVKDWQLRHYENPDGGKAAWYLVQNNAKIRSPIAQVEDYKINFYNLHIGLLFERKIKDSKNFSIVQTAVYFHNESTSNVQDFCHGVKYTQLLGRDALTAQSFNALLTEVRLNRKSYLFTEDLYKSFKRFLQPPEHTPEMGKDIQYTNRQKELVASRAGSRQKVRGVAGCGKTKVMAGRAVAAYGRTKDLVLVLTFNLTLRNYIHDRISEVRAPFPWSGFEITNYHQFFKTQANNYGLVYNDLIEASDQEDFFEPVKNSLRRYKTILVDEVQDYKTEWLRLLVKYFLEPKPDGEFVVFGDEKQNIYGRQMGTDRFPEIPTIPGRWNELKESFRMETATFRIAKAFQDTHFQERYELDSDVQVIQRSILEKPGQIKYYDKPGISAKDLFDLIRHEILEIGAHPNDLVILAPTYEIIRRLEYLFRNVAKERTTHACETEEEYAYLLKKHKIVASDNLELQEIRRGRKLHFWPNAGTVKLSTIHSFKGWEAPTLILFIGNTDTVEGAGLIDELIYTALTRARKNIVVFDSTGLYRNFFMKVIDQENLA from the coding sequence ATGGCAAAATCTTTTCCATCTCTACCAGAAATTGAGCGATTTCGGGTTCCTCTAGAACCGGGCGAACGCCATTTGCTAGATTTTTTGCTGGGGCATCTCGACGACAACTACGAGATATATGTCCAGCCTTTCCTTAACGGAGACCGCCCCGATATAGTCGTTGTTCAACCGAATGCAGGTGTGCTGGTGATTGAGGTCAAAGATTGGCAGCTCAGGCACTACGAAAATCCTGATGGTGGAAAGGCTGCATGGTATCTAGTGCAGAATAACGCCAAAATTCGTTCACCTATTGCCCAAGTTGAAGATTATAAAATTAATTTCTATAATCTTCACATTGGCCTACTTTTTGAACGCAAAATCAAGGATAGCAAAAACTTTTCCATTGTGCAAACGGCTGTTTACTTTCACAATGAAAGCACCAGCAATGTTCAAGATTTTTGTCATGGCGTGAAATACACCCAATTACTGGGACGTGATGCTTTGACAGCTCAATCATTTAATGCCTTGCTAACTGAAGTGCGACTGAATCGTAAGTCATACCTCTTTACTGAAGATTTGTACAAGAGCTTCAAAAGATTTCTCCAGCCACCGGAACATACTCCGGAAATGGGCAAGGATATTCAGTACACGAATCGGCAAAAGGAGCTGGTTGCCAGTCGTGCGGGGTCACGTCAAAAAGTCCGGGGCGTAGCAGGCTGTGGTAAAACAAAGGTGATGGCTGGACGTGCTGTGGCTGCTTATGGCAGAACAAAAGATCTGGTGCTTGTACTCACGTTTAACCTCACACTACGTAATTACATCCACGACCGCATTAGCGAGGTTCGTGCCCCTTTTCCCTGGTCAGGTTTTGAAATTACAAATTACCACCAGTTTTTTAAAACACAGGCCAACAACTATGGACTAGTATATAACGACTTAATTGAGGCATCTGACCAAGAGGATTTCTTTGAACCAGTCAAAAACAGTTTGCGTCGATACAAAACCATCTTAGTGGATGAAGTGCAGGACTATAAAACCGAGTGGCTCCGCCTTCTAGTGAAATACTTTTTGGAGCCAAAGCCAGATGGCGAGTTCGTTGTCTTCGGTGATGAAAAACAAAACATCTATGGTCGCCAGATGGGTACTGACCGTTTCCCTGAGATTCCGACTATACCAGGTCGGTGGAATGAGTTAAAAGAGTCTTTTCGGATGGAAACAGCCACATTCCGCATAGCCAAAGCATTTCAAGATACCCACTTCCAAGAGCGGTACGAGCTGGATAGCGATGTGCAAGTAATACAGCGCAGCATCTTGGAAAAGCCAGGGCAGATTAAATATTATGACAAGCCGGGTATTTCCGCTAAAGACCTCTTCGACCTCATCCGCCATGAAATCTTAGAAATCGGGGCTCATCCTAATGATTTGGTAATCTTGGCTCCTACTTATGAAATTATTCGCAGGTTAGAGTATTTATTCCGTAATGTGGCTAAGGAACGCACAACGCATGCGTGTGAAACCGAGGAAGAATACGCATATCTGCTAAAAAAACATAAGATTGTAGCTAGTGATAATTTAGAATTACAAGAGATACGGAGAGGGCGTAAACTACACTTTTGGCCAAATGCTGGGACAGTAAAGCTGTCAACCATTCACTCATTTAAAGGCTGGGAAGCACCTACACTCATATTATTTATTGGCAACACAGACACTGTTGAAGGGGCAGGACTAATAGATGAGTTAATTTATACGGCTCTTACCCGCGCACGTAAGAATATCGTGGTGTTTGATAGTACCGGTTTGTACCGGAATTTCTTTATGAAAGTTATTGACCAAGAAAATTTGGCATAA
- a CDS encoding DNA-processing protein DprA — MNIDSHILPPDTQAILLLCASFGQNRQESASPLTTGEYSELAKWLRSMQMKPADLLTPTGINSLAQLNHPKLPPERLMALLERGGMLALAVEKWTNQGIWILARSDRHYPPRLKHHLQHLAPPLLYGVGPQSRLLDGGLAIVGSREIDEEVLTFTRTVAHTCAEQGMQVVSGGAKGVDSEAMLGAIDAGGTAVGILANSLTKAAVSQQFRASIRAAKLTLISPYDPDAGFTVGTAMGRNKYIYALADYALVISSSFGSGGTWAGATEVLRHYHEIPLFVRTQGHIPQGNQELLKMGAKPFPPMPWHQPLHSLLADTSSATEPQPVAPPETAKIPPSPPTTAKDIYEAVLPFILAELHQPRDAKSLAADLNLRSGQLEDWLNRAVAEGKVEKTKKPVRYIINQSVPQSVTQLSLLD, encoded by the coding sequence ATGAATATAGACTCTCACATTTTACCTCCAGATACTCAAGCGATTCTGCTCCTATGCGCCAGTTTTGGTCAAAACCGACAGGAGTCAGCATCACCCCTCACCACTGGGGAATATAGCGAGCTGGCAAAATGGCTGCGATCGATGCAGATGAAACCAGCAGATTTGTTGACACCTACTGGTATCAATAGTTTGGCTCAGTTAAATCACCCAAAGTTACCCCCAGAGCGGCTGATGGCTTTATTGGAACGGGGGGGAATGTTGGCTTTAGCGGTGGAAAAGTGGACAAATCAGGGAATTTGGATTTTGGCTCGCAGCGATCGCCATTATCCCCCCCGGTTGAAACACCATTTGCAGCATTTAGCACCCCCCCTGCTCTATGGCGTCGGTCCGCAGTCACGCCTACTGGATGGCGGACTGGCGATCGTCGGTTCTCGGGAAATTGATGAGGAAGTTCTCACTTTCACCCGCACTGTTGCTCACACCTGCGCCGAACAAGGTATGCAAGTGGTTTCTGGTGGCGCCAAAGGCGTGGATAGCGAAGCCATGCTCGGGGCGATCGACGCTGGCGGCACCGCTGTAGGAATTTTAGCAAATAGTCTCACCAAAGCTGCCGTTTCCCAACAATTTCGCGCCTCCATCCGCGCCGCCAAACTCACCTTAATTTCTCCCTATGACCCCGATGCTGGCTTCACCGTTGGCACCGCAATGGGACGCAACAAATACATCTATGCTCTCGCTGATTACGCCTTAGTCATCAGTTCCTCTTTTGGCAGTGGCGGCACTTGGGCCGGAGCCACAGAAGTCCTGCGCCACTATCACGAAATCCCCCTATTTGTCCGCACCCAAGGACATATCCCCCAAGGCAACCAAGAACTCCTGAAAATGGGCGCCAAACCTTTTCCCCCAATGCCTTGGCATCAGCCATTACACTCATTACTTGCAGACACATCATCCGCCACCGAACCCCAACCAGTTGCCCCACCAGAAACCGCCAAAATACCCCCATCTCCCCCAACCACTGCCAAAGATATCTATGAAGCCGTGCTGCCATTTATTTTAGCAGAATTGCATCAACCTCGCGATGCTAAATCTCTGGCTGCAGATTTAAACCTGCGTTCCGGACAGCTAGAGGATTGGTTAAACCGTGCCGTTGCTGAAGGGAAAGTGGAAAAAACTAAGAAACCTGTGCGATATATTATTAATCAGTCCGTTCCCCAGTCTGTTACCCAGTTATCTCTGCTGGATTAA
- a CDS encoding NYN domain-containing protein: MDNSNVFIEGQRVSAVRQGLARNIIEAMNWKITDSSYRLDFGKLHRFTAGDDPTKIKRSVLFGSRPPDNDKIWETAKRAGFEPKIVDRNAANKEKKIDTGIVTEMMRDAYTKMNPNDDVITLVAGDADYVPTIDCLRGDGYKVEVFFWNHASQELKNACDRFVPLDEYIDHLGFYSN; encoded by the coding sequence ATGGACAATTCTAATGTCTTTATTGAAGGTCAGCGTGTAAGTGCCGTTCGCCAAGGTTTAGCTAGAAATATTATTGAAGCTATGAATTGGAAAATTACAGACTCTAGTTATCGTCTTGATTTTGGTAAGCTACACAGGTTTACAGCTGGTGACGACCCCACAAAAATTAAAAGATCTGTTTTGTTTGGCTCTCGTCCACCTGATAATGATAAAATTTGGGAAACCGCCAAAAGGGCTGGATTTGAACCAAAAATAGTTGATCGCAATGCTGCAAACAAGGAAAAGAAGATTGATACTGGGATTGTAACTGAGATGATGCGTGATGCTTACACAAAAATGAATCCCAATGATGACGTGATTACTTTGGTTGCAGGTGACGCCGACTATGTGCCAACTATTGACTGTCTTCGTGGGGATGGTTACAAAGTTGAAGTATTTTTCTGGAATCACGCTTCTCAGGAGCTTAAGAATGCGTGTGATCGTTTTGTGCCACTCGATGAGTATATTGACCACCTAGGTTTCTATTCAAACTGA
- the cobJ gene encoding precorrin-3B C(17)-methyltransferase, with translation MNDNFLSGEFTPLAAIASTPTAAKRLLPLCQTPGVTLWVSASCREALQVNVSERHPRIQFYSGSLKELMAELWPSHRAFIFCLATGATVRLIAPLLGDKSRDPAVVVLDEAAQYVISLCSGHIGGADQLARLIAAETGATPVLTGAANALQLPGIDVLGVPFGWQRGPGDWTGVSGVIARGETVQVLQEVGTTLWQQYLPPNHPFQIGFAEYIDSYQEEDAASVKARIWISYQTRRFAPNSETPKVQWHPRVLWVGIGCERGVSAQLIETAIIRVFQAYHLALEAVAGIATIDIKASEDGLVELCADRHWPLHTFPSEDLRQVTVPTPSTVVETEVGTPSVAEAAAKLAANAPSLLVAKKIYREEGEPGAVTVAVAVAEREYTGRSGKLLLVGTGPGDVAQITAAAQRAIVSADAIIGYTLYTNLISSLLHPGQIVESLAITQEKQRAERAIELAKWGLTVAVISSGDAGIYGMAGLVLEQLRAQNWDGQTPAVQVFPGITAIQAAASRVGAPLMHDFCAISLSDLLTPWPVIEKRLEAAAMADFITGIYNPRSQTRTEQIVKARDIFLKHRSGNTPVAIVRDAYREDEQITLTNLDNMLDMPIDMLSIVIIGNQSTGIYGNWMITPRGYLGFA, from the coding sequence ATGAATGATAATTTTTTGAGTGGGGAATTTACCCCCCTAGCCGCGATCGCCTCCACCCCCACCGCCGCCAAACGCCTTTTACCCCTGTGTCAAACCCCCGGCGTCACGCTCTGGGTCAGCGCATCTTGTAGGGAAGCACTACAGGTAAACGTTTCGGAAAGGCACCCCAGAATCCAATTTTACAGCGGTTCTCTCAAAGAACTGATGGCGGAACTTTGGCCATCTCACCGCGCTTTTATCTTTTGTCTCGCCACCGGGGCCACCGTGCGCCTCATTGCACCTTTATTAGGGGATAAATCCCGCGACCCCGCTGTAGTCGTCCTCGATGAAGCGGCTCAATATGTTATCAGTTTATGCAGCGGTCATATCGGCGGTGCCGACCAATTAGCTAGATTAATTGCCGCCGAAACCGGAGCCACCCCCGTCCTCACTGGCGCTGCTAATGCTCTACAATTACCCGGTATCGACGTTTTGGGCGTTCCCTTCGGTTGGCAACGCGGTCCGGGAGATTGGACGGGAGTAAGTGGGGTTATAGCCAGAGGTGAAACTGTGCAAGTCCTGCAAGAAGTGGGGACTACTCTTTGGCAGCAATATCTCCCCCCAAATCATCCGTTTCAGATTGGTTTTGCTGAATATATCGACTCCTATCAAGAGGAGGATGCAGCTTCAGTTAAAGCTAGAATTTGGATTAGTTATCAAACGCGACGTTTTGCCCCGAATTCTGAAACCCCGAAAGTGCAATGGCATCCCCGGGTTTTGTGGGTGGGTATCGGTTGCGAGCGGGGTGTCAGCGCACAATTGATAGAAACGGCAATTATCCGGGTATTTCAGGCATACCATCTGGCTTTAGAAGCGGTAGCCGGTATCGCTACTATTGATATTAAAGCCTCGGAAGATGGGTTAGTGGAACTTTGCGCCGATCGCCATTGGCCCTTGCACACATTTCCCTCGGAAGACCTCCGCCAAGTAACCGTCCCCACTCCCTCCACCGTGGTAGAAACTGAAGTAGGCACCCCCAGTGTCGCCGAAGCAGCCGCCAAACTCGCCGCCAATGCACCATCTTTATTAGTAGCTAAAAAAATCTATCGGGAAGAAGGGGAACCGGGAGCGGTAACAGTCGCCGTAGCGGTAGCAGAGCGAGAATATACCGGACGTAGTGGTAAATTATTGTTAGTGGGCACCGGTCCGGGGGATGTGGCGCAGATAACGGCTGCAGCGCAACGGGCGATCGTCTCCGCTGATGCCATCATTGGCTACACATTATATACTAACCTCATTTCCTCCCTATTGCATCCCGGCCAAATCGTCGAATCCCTGGCCATCACCCAAGAAAAACAGAGAGCAGAAAGAGCCATAGAATTAGCTAAATGGGGATTAACCGTCGCCGTCATTTCCTCCGGCGATGCAGGCATTTATGGCATGGCGGGATTAGTATTAGAACAACTGCGCGCCCAAAATTGGGACGGTCAAACCCCCGCCGTCCAAGTATTTCCCGGCATCACCGCCATCCAAGCAGCAGCCTCCCGCGTGGGAGCGCCATTAATGCACGATTTCTGTGCCATTAGTTTAAGCGACTTACTCACCCCTTGGCCAGTGATTGAAAAGCGCCTAGAAGCCGCCGCAATGGCCGATTTTATCACCGGCATTTACAATCCCCGCTCCCAAACTCGCACCGAGCAAATTGTTAAAGCCAGGGATATCTTTCTCAAACATCGCTCTGGTAATACCCCCGTGGCCATAGTTCGGGATGCCTATCGCGAAGATGAACAAATCACCCTCACCAACTTGGATAATATGCTGGATATGCCCATTGATATGTTATCTATTGTGATTATCGGGAATCAAAGTACAGGAATTTATGGGAATTGGATGATTACCCCTCGCGGTTATTTAGGATTTGCTTAA
- a CDS encoding DUF433 domain-containing protein codes for MLKGSLIITRSPEIMGGTPVFAGTRVPAMTLFDYLKAGESIDDFLDGFPTVTREQVIALLEEVGKELAGRVA; via the coding sequence ATGCTAAAAGGCTCTTTAATCATTACCAGATCTCCCGAAATTATGGGGGGCACACCAGTTTTTGCTGGGACTAGGGTTCCGGCTATGACGCTGTTCGACTATCTGAAAGCCGGAGAGTCGATCGATGATTTTTTAGATGGGTTTCCCACGGTGACTAGAGAGCAGGTTATAGCCTTGCTGGAAGAGGTGGGAAAAGAGCTTGCGGGTAGGGTGGCGTAG